The window ATTATCTAATGTTGAGGTTTTAGATGTCAATAAAATTGAAAATACTGCAAAATTACAAGTTACTTTTCTTGTAAAGAATCCAAGCGAGAAAACATTTACAGTTCCACTTATTGGTTACAAACTTTTTGCAGATGGTCAATTACTTGGTTCAGGTCAATATTCCACTGAAGATGTTTCAATGCCGGGTCGGGCTGTATTTTATTCAGAAGCTGAAATTCCTCTGAAAAACATATTTGTCTTAAATAAATCCAATGTTAATTCAGAAACATATCAAGCAATTTTAGATGGCAATATCACAAGTTTTGCTGCTGAGGGAGTTATAACTACAGAAACTTCTTGGAGCATGATTGAAAAAGAATTCAAGACATCTACTTAAATTAAAAAAGTGGGCCGAGTGAGATTCGAACTCACGATCACTGCCATGTCGGGGCAGTATCCTAACCGGCTAGACTACCGGCCCATTGAAGTAAAATCTTAGGAGCAGGCATTATTAACGTTTAACAAAAGAAAGGATTGAATAAAAAGAAGAAAAACATCTTAGAGTTGACAGAAGAATTTACAGATGAGGAAAAAAAAGCCTTCTACAAGGCAATATACTCAAGAAGAGACGTTAGATCTCATTTTACCTCAAGAATTATCAAAGATGATGTCATAGCAAGAATTTTGAATGCTGCACATCATGCACCGTCTGTTGGTTTCTCTCAGCCATGGAATTTTATTTTAATAAAAAATATCACCACAAAAAAGAAGATCAAGGATTCATTTGAAGAAGAAAAGAATCGATCATCAAAATTAGTTGAAGAGCCAAAAAGATCAAAATATCTTTCATTTAAACTCGAAGGTATTTTAGAATCTCCAGTAAATCTATGTGTCACTTATGATCCTTCAAAGTTTGGACCGTTTGTGATTGGTAGATCAAGTATACCTGAAGCAGGATTATACAGTGTATGTTGCGCTATTCAAAATTTGTGGCTTGCTGCAAGAACAGAGGGAGTTGGTCTTGGTTGGGTAAGTATTCTTTCAAATGATACATTGAAAGAAGTTTTAGAATTACCAGAACATGTTGTACCAATAGCATATCTTTGTTTAGGATATGTTGATGAATTTGCACAAAAACCTGATCTAGAAACTGCAGGATGGCTTCCAAGACTAGATCTTAAGGAAGTAGTGTATTTTGAGAAATGGCAAGATACCAAGAATGTTGAATGGAATCAAATTCAAGAAATGATCAAAGAAAATCTTGACTACGCTTAAATAATTACAAGTAATTTTTTTTGCTGGGCTTGTGGCGCAGAGTCATTTTAGACGCGAAGCTTGGATAGCGCAGTAGCCTCCTAAGTTACAGGTCGAGGGATCGAAGCCCTCCAAGCCCGTTTTCTTTTTGAAAAAATTTTGTTGCAATTTAAATACAAAGATAAATGAGCAAAGATGTGAAAGTTGTCATAATTTCAGCTAGTCCAAGAAAAAATGGCAATACTCAGGTATTAATGAAATATGTTTTTGAGTATACAAAATCAAAAAATACAGATACAAAATTAATTAATCTGGCAGATGGAAAAATTGAATGTTATAGAGGACCAGAAGAAGAATACAATGAACATACAAAAGCAGCAGCAAACGACATCATGGATGCTGATGTTTGGTTAATTGGTTCACCAATTTACAATTCGTTTTTTAGTTCGGCATTAAAAAATTTGTTTGAATATGTAAATTATAAAAAAACTGAAGGAAAAGTAGCCGGAATGGTAATTTTGGCTGCAGGGAATATAGGATTTATCGATGTTCAGACGTTGATTACTCAATTACTATCATATTTCAGAGTAATAACAAATCCTAAAGCAGTGTTTCTTACTACAGAATCAATATCAGAAAATACTATTTTGAAGGATGAAGATAAGAAAAGATTAAGTGATTTAGTAGAGGAAACTTTGAAAATGGCTTCTAAATTACAACAAGGTTAGGATTTAGATATACTACCTTGAAGACTTTAACTGTATAACTACCATCAAAAATATGTATTATTTTTCCAGAATTAGAATCAAGAACTCTAAATTTGTATTCATATGAACCATCTTCATTTACTGGAATTTGTGCAAATTGTACTGCTCCAACATTATTTCCTGCAATGAGTTCATCATTATCATAAATTTGAATAATTACAGGATAACCTTCAACATGATTTGAAATTTTTCCTTCAACAAATCCCCATGGTAATTTGTTATCTTTAGAAATAAACATCTGCATAGTTGTCTTTTCGATTCCAATAGAATCGTTAATTGGTGTAATTATTGTTTGAGATTCAGCCGGTTCAGCAAACGAATTTGAATTAAACATTACAGTACTAAACAATACAGATGCTACAATGAATGCAAACATAGTATTTTTAGTCAATAAAGTAAATTGGTTATTTAGTTTAAAAGACTTGTTCTGATTCATTCAGATTAAAACTGAAAAAGTGAAATATTAACATAACGCAGGAATAATACTAATGACGATGAATAAAGATCCAACAGAATTGTGCTCATGTAAATGTCATTATGGGGGTGCTGAAAGCTGTCCAGGATGTAAAAATAATCACGGCATAGTTTGCTGTCACTGTAAGGATTAATTCTATTTGTTTTTTGATTTACGTTCAGATGCCAACATCTTAAGATTAGCAAGTTCAGTTTTTAATGATTCAATTTGAACTAGAGTTTGAAGATTTGAAATCTCTTGATTTAATCTTTCAATTTCACTATCTTTTAGTTTAACAGATTCCTTGAGTTTACTTAATTCTCCAGATAACTCATTTTGTGCTGCTTTAATTTCAGTTAGACTTACTTGGTTTTCTCCTGATGCATAAATTTGAGTAGTCTGTACATTACTCAAGCTTTTTTTTTCGTTATGACTAACATGTGATTGTGATTTATGCATGTAATCAGTACTCTTTTGAGAAATCCAACAAGTAAAGACAAGGAACCAAGTAATTGGAACGGCCATAATCAATACAAAGTGTAGATATGGATTTTCAGCAAAGTAAAACATTAACCCTGTAAGTACTCCTGCAAAGACTCCAGTAACCACTGTTGCTAAATGGTTTCCAAGATACCCCATAAATTATGTGGAAAATTCATTGTTTATAACAGTAATGCTGATATCAAAAATTGACATTAAGTAAAAAGAAAAAAAGAGTCTAGTTTATTCGTCGTCAGTAGATGTTTTAGGCATGTCTGATTGTAGGATTTGGATTTTTTGCAGTAATTCAGTTCTCAAATCTCTTGCAACCCTTCTAACAGTAGGTCTTGGAACACCAAGTTCATCTACGACTTTTGTATAGATATCCTGCTTGTCAGTTACCCCTTTGTCAAGATAAGAATTAATCGCTTCTTTAATGATCGTGCTTTGGTTTGTACGATTCAACGAATTCTAAATTTTAGTTGTTCTATATAAGACTATAACTTTTTACAGACAGATTATTTTTTGATTAAACTATTAATACTTATAAAATAATTTTGAACAAAAATATTATTTAGTATTTTAAAAAATATTCTATTAGCGAAAAACGTACTGGTAATTACGAATTTTTCAAATTATAATTAATTATTAAATAAATTTGAAATCATTCATTACAAAAAGACTCTTATGATATAACGGTAAATTACACCTATTGAGTACTGCAATTATTGAAACTAATTTAGGAACAATTGTATTTAAATTACTTCCTGATTTGGCGCCAGAAACTGTAAGAAACTTTGAAAAATTAGCTAAGGATGGATTCTACAACGGGACATTATTCCATAGAGTAATTCCAGGATTTATGATTCAGGGAGGAGATCCTAATACAAAAACTGCAAATAAGAGTACATGGGGTATGGGAGGACCAGGTCATACAATCAAAGCAGAATTTAGTTCAAGATCACATCATCGTGGCATTGTTTCTATGGCTAGAGCACAAGATCCAAACAGTGCAGGTTCACAATTCTTCATAGTTACAACAGATAGCACATTTCTTGATAGACAATATACAGTATTTGGAGAAGTAACAGAAGGAATGGATGTTGCAGATAAAATTGTAAATCTACCAAGAGATCGCAATGATTGCCCTCTTGATGAAGCAAAAATGATTCAAGTTAAAGTGGAATAAATGAATTTAAAGCACATTGCTTTTTTTATGATTTTATTATTTATCATAGGAGTTCCAACTGCATATGCACAAATATCAATGGGTGAGAAGGCTGAACAAAAATCAGTTCAAGTTGTAATTAATTCATCAAATGAGATTCATGTAAAACATGTAATTGCTTCATCAACTACGCCTAAACAAGTAAATTTGATTGATGGTGAAAGAACAAACCTAATAGTTTCAGATGAATTAGGAAATGAAATGCAATTTGGAGATAGTGGTGGGAGCATCATAGTTTTTCCATCACAAAATCAAACAATTATAGAATATGATCTTGGAAATGTATTGTTTTTAAAAAACAATATGCTGACTTGGGATTTTAAATATCTTCAAACTACTTCTTTCATATTTCCTGAAGAAGCTGATTTGATATTTACAAATAACAGACCAGTAAAATTAGATGAAAAACTTGGAATTACATGTCATGGTTGTCAAATGTTGTTAGAATATTCTCTCAATATGCCAAAAATATTAAAAAATGTTCAAGTGGATAACAAAAAATTTGTAATTGAAATTGGAACATTTGCTGAGATTAATAAATTTAATTTTGATCAAAATACAAAAAGAGTAAACTTTCAAGTTAGCGGTGATAAACAAATTGTAACACTAGTAATTCCTCAAGAATTATTGTCAGGCCCATATAATGTATTTCTTGGAGATAAAAAAATAGCTTTTAGTGAATATATCAATAATGGAACACATGTTTGGCTTAATATGAGACCAGATAGTTCTGGTGACATTTCAATTACAAGTACTACAGATATTGGCATGCAAAAACCTACAACGCAAGATGATTCTTCAAATGTAAACCAAAATAACAATACAGGATATCAAAATACTAATGTCTATGTCATTATTGGAATTATCATAGTAATTGGACTCGCAGCTGCAATAATTATTATGAAGAAAAAGAAATCAGCATCATCTACTGAGTTAAATGATAACAAATTAGAAAATTGAATTTAAAATTTTTATCTAAATAATTAATAAGATTATTCTCCACCTGAACCACAAGAGCAAAATCCATACTCATCAATTCTAACATTACAGATAGCACATTTTTCTCCATAATCTACTTCCCAAGGCTCTTTCCCAAACAGTTTAAAATGATCATCTATCTCAAGTGGGATTTCACGTTTTTTCCCCAATGATTAGTATATGTAAAACAACTATACATACATTATTGGAGATAAAATTATGAAAATTGAATGCGGATGTCACTGCATTAATTGTAAGAGTACAAATCTTGAATCAAACAGAATAGGTCAAATTGAAAGTGATGGGTATTTCGATATGCATCATACATGTAATCAATGTAATACACAT is drawn from Candidatus Nitrosarchaeum limnium SFB1 and contains these coding sequences:
- a CDS encoding hypothetical protein (hypothetical protein Nmar_1735); amino-acid sequence: MNVIELGLQNKMVVYGAIAGMFALMGVIVWYASLDNPELEQVEIKLSNVEVLDVNKIENTAKLQVTFLVKNPSEKTFTVPLIGYKLFADGQLLGSGQYSTEDVSMPGRAVFYSEAEIPLKNIFVLNKSNVNSETYQAILDGNITSFAAEGVITTETSWSMIEKEFKTST
- a CDS encoding hypothetical protein (hypothetical protein Nmar_0200); protein product: MFAFIVASVLFSTVMFNSNSFAEPAESQTIITPINDSIGIEKTTMQMFISKDNKLPWGFVEGKISNHVEGYPVIIQIYDNDELIAGNNVGAVQFAQIPVNEDGSYEYKFRVLDSNSGKIIHIFDGSYTVKVFKVVYLNPNLVVI
- a CDS encoding hypothetical protein (hypothetical protein Nmar_1741), yielding MNLKHIAFFMILLFIIGVPTAYAQISMGEKAEQKSVQVVINSSNEIHVKHVIASSTTPKQVNLIDGERTNLIVSDELGNEMQFGDSGGSIIVFPSQNQTIIEYDLGNVLFLKNNMLTWDFKYLQTTSFIFPEEADLIFTNNRPVKLDEKLGITCHGCQMLLEYSLNMPKILKNVQVDNKKFVIEIGTFAEINKFNFDQNTKRVNFQVSGDKQIVTLVIPQELLSGPYNVFLGDKKIAFSEYINNGTHVWLNMRPDSSGDISITSTTDIGMQKPTTQDDSSNVNQNNNTGYQNTNVYVIIGIIIVIGLAAAIIIMKKKKSASSTELNDNKLEN
- a CDS encoding NADPH-dependent FMN reductase, which translates into the protein MSKDVKVVIISASPRKNGNTQVLMKYVFEYTKSKNTDTKLINLADGKIECYRGPEEEYNEHTKAAANDIMDADVWLIGSPIYNSFFSSALKNLFEYVNYKKTEGKVAGMVILAAGNIGFIDVQTLITQLLSYFRVITNPKAVFLTTESISENTILKDEDKKRLSDLVEETLKMASKLQQG
- a CDS encoding cob(II)yrinic acid a,c-diamide reductase, which encodes MTEEFTDEEKKAFYKAIYSRRDVRSHFTSRIIKDDVIARILNAAHHAPSVGFSQPWNFILIKNITTKKKIKDSFEEEKNRSSKLVEEPKRSKYLSFKLEGILESPVNLCVTYDPSKFGPFVIGRSSIPEAGLYSVCCAIQNLWLAARTEGVGLGWVSILSNDTLKEVLELPEHVVPIAYLCLGYVDEFAQKPDLETAGWLPRLDLKEVVYFEKWQDTKNVEWNQIQEMIKENLDYA
- a CDS encoding peptidylprolyl isomerase, producing MSTAIIETNLGTIVFKLLPDLAPETVRNFEKLAKDGFYNGTLFHRVIPGFMIQGGDPNTKTANKSTWGMGGPGHTIKAEFSSRSHHRGIVSMARAQDPNSAGSQFFIVTTDSTFLDRQYTVFGEVTEGMDVADKIVNLPRDRNDCPLDEAKMIQVKVE
- a CDS encoding hypothetical protein (hypothetical protein Nmar_1738), whose amino-acid sequence is MGYLGNHLATVVTGVFAGVLTGLMFYFAENPYLHFVLIMAVPITWFLVFTCWISQKSTDYMHKSQSHVSHNEKKSLSNVQTTQIYASGENQVSLTEIKAAQNELSGELSKLKESVKLKDSEIERLNQEISNLQTLVQIESLKTELANLKMLASERKSKNK